The sequence aacttcACGTCGCCTTACCGTCGTTTCAAACCACGAAACATgtgggtgaccagccaacaaggctcagcgatgaAACAATGATCCCCAagtaccgtcggaagaattccaaatcgaaaacgcgttctatcggcggatttcgccgaaaaacgccccggaaatgcattttcggtcttcgcaaaggtccggggccttggacaatcagtccggAGGTTATCCTCAGCTACTTGCTGCAAAGCAGCCACGACGGACAAAGTTGCATTAAAAGCCcttccgaatacccgaaatcgcattatttctcATGCGATTTCGGGCCTTTTATGGTCCGtttacgcaaaccagaggtcaatcagCCGAGTCAATAATCCACTGACAGGtttcgatgtgccggaggcccgtgctcacctttcggcaGCAATATTGGCCATAGCGGAGAGCGCGGGAGTGCGCGAAaattctgcgaacagcgcgcgcATAGCATGAAAAACATGtttatctcgctaaccagggctCGCTGACCTAATTGAGGTGACGactgtgatcaggactgacagactatcaccgtgctcacccccggaggcatcggaacagcctcgggtcgccggaacagtgaacAGAACTGGAGACTATGCACAAAAGGCTGAAATCAAGCTTACAAAGCTAGGCAGGGCTCGGGgttggccggcggcggccggacggcgcaGGCGGCAGGGGAAGTGCTCCAGGTCAGAGGAGCGGGGCTCGCGTTAACAGGCGACGCggagcggcgacgacggcgggcaTTGATGCCTAGTTGTACAACCGAGGAGAGCATGGCTCACCCGGTGAACAGGAGCTCCGCGGTGGGGGCGCCGGCGTGGATGAGTGCGGCCGGCCAGCGGAGCCGGTGCTCACGCTGGACGGCGGCGGAAGACGGCGCGGCGGTGCTGGACCAACGAGCCCGCGCGGGTTCATTGCGGGCTCCAGAGGTGGCGGTGCCCATGGCGGCGGCGAGAAAGGTCGGGCTTCGGCGGCACCTCGCGGAGGTGGAGGAAGGGCAAATCGGCGGCGGGAACGGACGCGCGCGCGGAGGCAGAAGCTGCCCAGCTCGGCCGCACtcgtctgggcggccgcagagagGGGAGGCGGCGGCCGGGCGGCGAGGGCGGCCGGCGATGGCGCGCGCGGGGGCAGGCAGAGGCCATACGAGGCCGCGGGACGAGGGTGGGCTGTGGCGCGCGGGCCACAACTAGGGCTGCGCTCGGTCTCGGTCGGTCTGGCTGGCGCGGCAGAGCGAGGAGGGTGCGGGCGGCGCGGTGTACGACGGAGGCCGGCGGGAATCGCGCGGAGGTAGCCTTCTGCCACAGGTGAAGGATCTCGGGGTTCGCGCACTTCCCTGCGTACTCAGGCGAGAGGGTAGTGGATCGGtttaagagaaagatggagaggTGGGCGGGTGGCTTTTTCCGGCGACGGGCTGCTCGCCGGCGGCGAGGCGTGCGGCGGGGTCGCGGGGAGGGGTGCAGGTGACGGCTGGGGCGCAGTTGGAGGAAGAGGGAGGCAACGTTAGGGTTTCCTCATGAAACCCTAGTGCAACACTATACACATAGATGCATTTTGCAATAGCTCTCCAGGGGTAATATTCTCAGTCAAGTCCTCACAGCGAGCGTATTTTACAATATGCATCTCCATGTCCGATCTCACGCAATTCGGCACATAAATATAGGGTCTCTTCGCGATTTATCCGTTTGCCACTTTGACCCTCAGCGAACATCTCGCTTTTTTCGAAGATCCGTCCGTTGGATTCGATCCGACAGTGCCATCGATTCAGCATGACGAGGGTAATAAAACTACAATCTTGTTTCGTCAGATTTGGTCACAgattcgcgacggaacccatccgctctctaattaatccgtaTAACGCACATATACCAaagtataaaccctaaatcttaattcaaattcaaatttgaattcctaCCACCAGTAgtaccagaaacaactctcacctaccccaggtcacaagcacagagcacgaggagttttaaaatgcacgaatgagcaaagagcggaaaccctctttttcttaaaaactcctttttctcaaaaaccgtGCATCGGATCTGAAATTCGTGTGCCAtcggttccagaatagctgaccgttcgaaacgagctattggatcgctgcATGACAGAGTctgatacgcgccagaagcctaTTTAACGCATTGGCCTCttcgaaaaaccggagttactattcacttagtGAATTTAAAATCGCGTAACtttccattttagctcatttttctcctgaaacttgcgagtgcttatgtaattaaattacacacataaacattgtcagcagagagtttagttgcactgtaaaaatctcgtCCTTACAGTTCTATTTGATAAATGCGCAGGCGGCCAAGTAGAGAAAACTATGAAAAATAGAGCCAAACTATCAATGCCCATCGTATGTTAGTAAGCCATtccacaaattatttattaaaaggTAATGTAAATTGACATAATAAGCTTTTTAGATTTTGTTGTAATCATTAATTGATATGAACCAATGTTTTGTGTAGGAGGCAAAGATAGTAATCCACAAGCTTAGCGACAATTTTCTTTGAGACTCGAAAAAGATGGACAACTTGAAGGAGTAATGCAAACAAGAAATATGTTAAGTCTTTGCACTTACTTTTGTTATAATTGATTCTATTTGTGCATTCTTTATTAActaattttgtatattaaattttatttgaagaaTAAAATTCTTGAAGCCTCACAATCACAACGGAACTATCCAATATAGAGCTCATTGAAAATGCTTGGAACTCAATGTCATCAACATGTTGTTTGCTATGGGGGTGGTGTGAAGTCGACTGATTTGAAACCTTCTTACTCTTTTAGAGCTGAACTTAATGCCAACTCTGTGAAACTCAGAAGGAAAATCAATCACTTAGGAGTCGTATGGATGGAATGGAGGCGGAACTACAAAAATTAAGGAAATGCTCCAGCAACATCATAATATTTTCTCCCCTTCTCCATCTGAAGGTTTGTTTTAATGTTTCTCTAGACTTTAATAAACTTTGATAGTCTTTATAATATGCATTCTTCACATAATATCTTTTATATACTTCATTTCATAGACTTAGTTAAAGTTCCTCTTGTCTTTCACGATAATCATAGTTATAAGATTTTAATTGGATATTCATATTATGATTATTCTCGTTGCATCAGTCAATACATACCTTATCTTATTGTAAGTAATTGATGGTGATAAGTTGAAGAATTGAAAATCTGATCCAACGTTGATTAGGCGTGCTGTCAAGTTTATCATTTTGGGTCTTCGTTTGAAAAacaaaactctcacaatttattctattgatttttcatttttaaacttttatggtTTAGAAGTTGCTTAGTTTGTTGGTATGATTAGACTTGCAATGGATGGATACAATTCCATACttgttagttttattttttgaaaatatggatGATGAATATTGAgttcttaatttatctctaattagtttGGAATTGtgctatttcatatttttcaccCTCCGCAAGATGAGCTTAATATATTGctcttctctctcctttatgtgtgtgttatatatatatatatataatatatatatatatagcgacgGATTGTTGTCGTTGTTGAATCATAAACtgtaaattctaaatattttatcgaCGACAATTTTCGCTCGTTAAATGTTTAGTTTATTagctgaaaaaatattttttagcgACAGTATACGCCGTcgttattttagttttatccGTCACTAACATAagattttgcatatttttatataaaaaacgacaaataaatgtcgTTATTACTAATAATATTGGTCGTTATTATATACATTTACGACGGGATTGTTCTCGTTAAATACTTTTAGTGACGGAAATTAAGCCTCGTAATAGTTTTAGCGAAGGAAGATTTAACGACGGATGGCGACGGAAATTTGTACGGTCATTAAAAGTTATTAGCGACAAATATACTAGTTATAACGATCATTATTCTCTTCGTTAATATCATATTTTCTTGtactgattattttttaaaaccagACTAAACGCCCTCctgatcatagttagttaattcgcgaataattcgcgaattattcgcgaatttttgaagaaacgaattTAACAGCCGTTACGTATTATTCCAAAAATTCGCCAAAAATCGCGTTTTTCGTCAAAAGTACTtgttcgcgaataattcacgattcgcgaattattcgtcgAAAAAATCGGCCCTGTGGGCTTGCAGGTAGCGGGCTCGCGGACGGGTCGCGGACTCGTGCCGGGTCGCGGCGCTAATGGGCtggcccaaaacagaaaaacaaaaaaaaaaaagagaaagaagagcgAAAAAGGGTTTTGCAATTTGCCCTAACACTTCACCCGCTGGCCCTGCTGCCGACCCCAGCCCATCCCTTCCCTCCTCCTTCCTTCCTTCCCTCTTCCCTTGAGCCATCGGAAGCCCCCGCGTTGCCAcatcgaagatcgggttcttcaTTCTTCAGAATCAGaacctcctcgtcgcctcttcctcttcgctTCCGCCTCGCTCTCCAACATCGCATCAGATAATTAGGTTGTTCTTTACAAGAATTTTTATGctttagtttctctctctctttctttcctttatttCATCTTCTCTTAATTACTAACTGTATGGTTTTGATCAGTAACAAGACCATGACTACAACATGTAGCATCATTGTAAACATGCATTTGTTAAGATTCATTACttcctttttatctttaatcTCTACAGTATACATGAATATGCCCAGCATACAAGAATAATCAGCAAATAAGGTTTTAAGAATTAAGTCCTCAAAAGGTTTGATATGCTCAGCAGGTTTGAAAGTCACAAGCATATGCATTGATTAAAAACCAAGGGAGATCTAGCAAACTTAACAAAGGTACATGGGTGTTAATTGGCAATACTGGGAATTTCCGATAAATTTGGAGAAATAGCAATATGGAGATACAGATTTGAGTTtgctatttgcttaattatatatttattttggaaCATAATACAGTTtgctaattttttacttaattaacttaattttatagctctttattcttatatttttaagaattatgAGTATTTATACTAATTGCATAAaacttgagagaaaaaaaaaaacttaatttaatagccgaattttttatcccgaatttttaattagtgaacgtataatatccgtataaatcacgtatccgaataattggcgaatccgtttttttaaccgtatttttcaacgaatttaaaaattaatagacGAATtatatccgaattatatccgtaccgaatttttgccgaatccgaattaactaactatgctccTGATAATGGCCATAGGAATGCAATACTATTCAACTTCATTTAGTGCTATTCAACTTCATTTACCTAGTCCATCCCAGACCAGTCGGTAGCATAGTTGATTTGGTCCCCGAATACCCAATAACTATCTTCTCGATGCAAttaatcaaatatataaatagacCCATAAGATCTAGCAATATCACTCAACTTTATTAAGATAGAATTATATGTTTCCTCTTATTTGTTTCTTCCGGTATTCTCCATTCCCTCCCgttaattcttttattatacTTTGTTATAGCTGTTGCAGCTAATCATGACCTTCCTTACCAATATGACACAGCACACAGCAGCCACCGTTTTCACAGTTGGTAAGGAACTACccactttttttctcttttctctttttaactttttgtttttctctttttggctTAATCTTTGTGGTTTAACTCCCTTCCTTAAATTTATTGTCCATAAATTAttgctaaatttttaaaatatattatcaagTACCAATAGCTATTGTTTGCTATATTTGATCATGGGAAAACCAATAAGAGAAAGAACAGTTGCAAGTTAGTTAAAAGGAGGTCTGAAtatcaataaattaattaattaccataTATAACGTAGAGCATgtatttgaaattaatatttttagaaatttttaatattttaataaggatataaaattatatatggaaGAAGACTAAGCCATGAAAGAACAAGGGTTGAGGAGTTTTCTGCAGGTTTTTAGTActgagagagaataaaatgcAAAAAGTAATCTATACAAAAGGTTTTCCTGCAATTtacctgctttttttttttttttttcctttcaaagaAACTAATGAATTATATACATGGCCAGCTCTTTGGTATTTCAACGCgcacttatataatatatattaattcttctCTCTTTGTCAAAATTCTCATATCCTACAAACCGTTGCTATAAATTCTGCAGTGTTCTTGGTAATATTCGGGACTACGATACTTTCAGTAGCTATTCGCTTAATAATTTATGCCAAAAAAGTATACTTGAGAAGAAATGAGCATACCACGATCACCACAAATCCATCAACACCAACTAACAGAGCGGTTGCAAACGAGACTCTCGACACAAACTCCGTAGAGAAACTCCTCGAAGAGGTCGCTCCACTGCAGTTCTCGCCAGAGCAACTCACCGGATTCACCACCAACTACGTGACCAAGCTGGGGTCTGGAGGGTTTGGTGCAGTCTACAAGGGTTGGCTCCCAAACAAAGTAAAGATTGCGGTAAAGGTCCTAAGGGGAGATAATTTGGATGAGAGAATCAAGGAGCAGTTCATGGCGGAGGTGGGAACGATCGGGAGAACGCACCACATCAATCTCGTCAGGCTCTACGGCTTCTGCTTCGAACAGGAACTTAAGGCACTGGTGTTCGAATATATGAAGAATGGCTCGCTCGACCGTTATTTGTTTGATCACGAAAAACACCGCACGAACGTTGCAGCATTGCATGAGATTGCAGTCGGTACGGCGAAAGGCATCAAATACTTACACGAGGAGTGCGAAAATAGGATAATCCACTACGATATAAAGCCTGAAAATATCCTTCTTGATGCGAATTTTACTCCTAAGGTAGCCGACTTCGGCCTAGCGAGGCTTCTAAGTAGGGCGAACACTCATATCACCATGACAGGGATGAGAGGGACGCCGGGGTACGCCGCACCAGAGATGTGGGTGCCCGGCGCTCCTATCACGTACAAGTGTGACGTCTACAGTTTCGGCATCATGTTGTTCGAGATAGTCAGAAGGCGGAGGAATTTCGACGAGCGCGCTACCGAGAGCCAACAGTGGTTTCCGACAGAGGCGCTCAAGAGATTCGTGGAGGGCCGGTTGGGGGAGGTGATGGCGTCGCTGCACGGGGTTCAAGAATGGGAGAGTATGGAGAAGGCTGAGAGGATGTGTAAGGTGGGGCTCCTGTGTGTGCAGTACCGCCCGCAGGCGAGGCCGGAGATGAGTATGGTGGTGAAGATGTTGGAAGGGGAGATGGAGGTTACGGCCCCTCCGACAAACGCATTTCAGCACTTCATGGGTGTAGAAATAGAGGGAAGAAGTAGCAGCACGAATCCGGTGACTTCTGGCTCCTCCACGAGATAAATGGCAGTACAGTCTTGAAATCATTGTAAAGTTTTGTTTACGTAACacttttacaattttttattttttttatttttttgaaaagttcgTCATAATATGATTTTCTGCTTTCAGAACAATGGCATCGTTTGGTTGCTTGAAAATAGTTAAAGTaaaaaagtcacttttattACGAAAGAtatttatacaaaaataaattttgaattcgatTGTTTTGTTGGCCGTAAATTGAAATACAGAAAAtacaacaaaaattaataaattttagttatactttttagtagcatttatgaaAATTCGCTGGCATTTTTTGTTAAGTGTCTATATTTGTagcatttttttataaaaagctACTGagttttggttaaaaaaaaaaaaaaaaaaaaactatctcaTTCCCTTGTATTTTTCCCTCAATTGCTTCTATAGCCATCAAAAGACTATTCTACCCTTATTTCAAATTGGAAGTATAATTTGACACAATGGGTCTTTTGGtcctttcaaaaataaaagaaaacctGACATCTGAAGAATGCCCTCATCAGAGTTCTCGTTGAGATCGCCAGCGGTGAGCGCTCCACTTCAACGGTGGGCAGTGGGCTCTTCTCATTTCAGATCGTGGATTTCAACAAAGACCTCAGTGATTTCAAGTTGTGATCGTTAATTCCTTTTGCAAAGGTATTATTCatggtttttttgttttgtgtgtgtgtgcgcgcgcgcgcgcgcgtttGTTATGAGAGTTTGGAAGTTAGTGTTCAAATATTAGAATGTTAGTTTTCTACAAAAATTTCTACTTGGTTTTATACTTAAGAGAGACTTTATGGTCACTTAGTTTTAATTCAGAGCTCTAGGGTTTTTGTCCCCTTTTTTATTCCTCTATCAAGTTTTATTTAATTCCTCCATTGtgtgattttataatttttttttttatggataatatctaatatatctttcaaaattttaaaaagatctAATATGTCCTTGGCGGACCAAattattgattttcaaaaatttcatcaaatatgTACTCATGATCCTACAGTTTACTAACGAGATTTGGagtttagaagggtattttgggaatagaaaggtatatttaaaatttttggatagtAGTGAAAGGTATATATaagcaaaagctctaatttTTTTACGTCTATTCTCTGCAATGGCATGGTTAAGAGTGCAGTGATTAGTTAATTGAGATTTTGATTGTTTTGGAGTACTTTATGGTTGCTTTTTAGATAGGGATATGTTACAGTGAGTTCATGTCTAAAATACTTTCTAGGAAGATTATTAATTattgagtaatgcttctatacttttttttttttggttatcgttcattcacgcgtattcaacagctcagatttagtttttttaaaattgtgacctgcaatagtaggtcactttgggagaggtaccggttaccaggtacctcaaaaaatgatatttttgtcttttaatatatgagcaatatagtcattttacatctactatattttcaaaatttttattttttctttgtttcctttttctctctctatcttttttttcataatttggcatttcatataagaaaattttcaaatgatttggcaatatgatcattgaatttaaactttaaatagtaatgtgaaattcctctaatttgaatttcacttttaaatttaaaatttaatattatattcaaatttatattttaaaaatttaagtttcatataaatactttgaaatatggtaaacagaaataattgtttgaattctagtcttctggtttaggtttggttttgggtttcgaaaaattggtcagttttgaatttggatatggatttttgaaatccgtcgagttcggaaataagttttgtgattgttagtcagattcgaattcaaattcctaactattttttttctcaccaataattctaatctttttaatttatatgtttaaaattatatttaaaatatttattagctctaacagttaaattatcattctgtttaaaatatttattatctttaccggttccaaattgttcttaatgttattcggttcaataggttaaaatcagattcttgatagaataggtcaaagtctgatcagtcaaatcaatcggttcaatctagtttttaaatcattgaatttaaaatttaaatagtaatatgaaattcctctagagaaatctagttgtagaaatcttactctctaagttttttatgcattacgttttaaactggtgcgaataaactgtattttaaatcttggtagaaatttagtttttaaatagtaatatgaaattcctctaatttaaatttcacttttaaattttaaatatttaatttttaaaatttaaattcatcgtatttagaaataaaactatttctaaaatttctataatttaaattaatgcataatttgagaaacactaaaacatttaaagtagattcctaaattaatgcctaataattgcataaatttggttaatcaattaattttctaaattagtgctaattaatgcataaatttaggacctcaattaaaagtttctttaaatattgtattatttaattaccaaactaaccttgaataaaataatttttttacctgctaagtattaaagttacatttttaccctctgttaatcaacggttaaaatcttttttattttttttttaaaaaagtaccgaatcatttctcttaaTTATTAAGGTTAAATCATAGTTCATTAAGGTCATcttattttttccttcttttattgactttaaagaatttatttttatttacttgtgGTAAGCTACTCCAATAGCATATTAAAAGACATCATAACATAGAAGGCATAGTATATTCGAGATAGAATAAGAATTTCACAAGATTCTAAAGAACTATTAGTGGTAGAAGAtttgttcaatttttttaaaatataaaaaaggtgTTAGAGGTGGTCCCTGAGTATTATGTTATTGCAAACTTACCTACAGAGAGGATTCCAAAATGAGGCCTTGAACATTTTGTTTTTCGATTGTCACTTAGTCAATTTTCATTTGTTTCGTTTGAATTACTACAGGTGATGGTTTCTTAGGCTATAATTCATTTATTATTCCGACTTGTTTGTTAAacagttattaaaaaaattaaatttggtgAATCATAGAATAATTGTTGAAGCTTCTAACTTATTTGGCAAAAATAATTccagtttaaaaattaaactttaggGAATGCCATTGAATGAAACACAGAGAAAGTTGAGGAGCGGACATTTCAAAATGCCTG is a genomic window of Ananas comosus cultivar F153 linkage group 13, ASM154086v1, whole genome shotgun sequence containing:
- the LOC109719560 gene encoding G-type lectin S-receptor-like serine/threonine-protein kinase At1g34300 gives rise to the protein MTFLTNMTQHTAATVFTVVFLVIFGTTILSVAIRLIIYAKKVYLRRNEHTTITTNPSTPTNRAVANETLDTNSVEKLLEEVAPLQFSPEQLTGFTTNYVTKLGSGGFGAVYKGWLPNKVKIAVKVLRGDNLDERIKEQFMAEVGTIGRTHHINLVRLYGFCFEQELKALVFEYMKNGSLDRYLFDHEKHRTNVAALHEIAVGTAKGIKYLHEECENRIIHYDIKPENILLDANFTPKVADFGLARLLSRANTHITMTGMRGTPGYAAPEMWVPGAPITYKCDVYSFGIMLFEIVRRRRNFDERATESQQWFPTEALKRFVEGRLGEVMASLHGVQEWESMEKAERMCKVGLLCVQYRPQARPEMSMVVKMLEGEMEVTAPPTNAFQHFMGVEIEGRSSSTNPVTSGSSTR